A region of Flavobacterium album DNA encodes the following proteins:
- a CDS encoding SRPBCC family protein — MGKITVEATIAADRNKVWEYYINPEHITKWNFAADDWQCPSAENDMRVGGTYKARMEAKDGSFGFDFEAVYDEVVPKEKFTYSFGGRSCTVTFADLGEETRVTVVFDAENEHPEEFQKQGWQMILNNFKKYTESH; from the coding sequence ATGGGAAAAATAACGGTTGAGGCAACTATTGCCGCAGACAGGAACAAGGTTTGGGAGTATTATATCAATCCGGAGCACATTACCAAATGGAATTTCGCGGCAGACGACTGGCAGTGCCCCAGTGCTGAGAACGACATGAGGGTGGGCGGAACCTACAAAGCCCGCATGGAAGCGAAGGACGGTAGTTTTGGTTTCGACTTTGAGGCTGTTTATGATGAAGTGGTACCTAAGGAAAAATTCACCTACTCGTTCGGTGGCAGGTCGTGCACCGTTACCTTTGCCGATCTTGGAGAGGAAACGAGAGTTACCGTGGTTTTCGATGCCGAGAACGAGCATCCGGAAGAGTTCCAGAAACAGGGCTGGCAGATGATACTGAATAACTTTAAGAAGTATACGGAGAGCCATTAA
- a CDS encoding SRPBCC family protein, with translation MNSNLNFDFTVNKETNTVHVTRDFAAERALVWDVFTKQELLDQWWAPKPWKSETKSMDFKEGGRRLYAMVSPEGQKHWGVQDYTSITPKTNFKQLNTFSDEDGNLAEGMPTSEWNLDFFDNGDTTTVEIQITHEKLADLEMMIQMGFKEGFTMTLNSLDELFENWKK, from the coding sequence ATGAACAGCAATCTAAATTTCGATTTTACTGTAAACAAGGAAACAAACACAGTACATGTAACAAGGGATTTCGCCGCAGAACGCGCTTTGGTGTGGGATGTTTTTACAAAACAAGAGCTACTGGACCAGTGGTGGGCGCCAAAACCGTGGAAGTCTGAAACCAAGTCGATGGACTTTAAAGAAGGAGGCCGCAGGCTGTATGCCATGGTTAGTCCGGAAGGGCAGAAGCACTGGGGCGTACAGGATTATACTTCTATCACGCCAAAAACGAATTTCAAGCAGCTGAATACCTTTAGCGATGAAGATGGGAACCTGGCCGAAGGCATGCCGACATCTGAATGGAACCTTGATTTTTTTGATAATGGCGATACAACCACAGTTGAGATCCAAATCACGCATGAAAAACTGGCCGATCTCGAAATGATGATCCAGATGGGCTTCAAAGAAGGATTCACGATGACACTGAACAGCCTTGACGAACTATTCGAAAATTGGAAGAAATAA
- a CDS encoding ArsR/SmtB family transcription factor, with the protein MRRDIFQAIADPTRRAILVLISAQAMTPNALAEHFDTTRQAVSKHLKILAECDIIKQEQKGREIYYQLEIDKMKEIDKWLGQFRKIWESRFSQLDDVLAKLKNNKS; encoded by the coding sequence ATGAGAAGAGATATTTTCCAGGCAATAGCCGACCCTACACGTAGGGCTATTCTGGTGCTCATATCGGCGCAGGCCATGACGCCCAATGCCCTTGCCGAGCATTTTGACACCACGAGGCAGGCAGTATCCAAACACCTGAAAATACTTGCCGAGTGCGACATTATAAAGCAGGAGCAAAAAGGGAGGGAAATTTATTACCAGCTTGAAATAGATAAAATGAAAGAAATTGATAAATGGCTTGGGCAATTCCGTAAAATCTGGGAAAGCCGTTTCAGCCAGCTCGACGATGTATTAGCTAAACTTAAAAACAATAAATCATGA
- the rlmF gene encoding 23S rRNA (adenine(1618)-N(6))-methyltransferase RlmF, giving the protein MPPENNQKEKTTLHPRNRNRERYDLDALIACTPGLNTYVKPNKFGDASVDFSDPVAVKLLNKALLNHYYEIKHWDFPNGNLTPPIPGRADYIHYIADLLKESNFGRMPEGNNITCLDIGLGANCIYPILGIVEYSWNFIGSDVDAKSIASAQAIVNANELLIGKVECRLQTNTKFIFRNIVGADEKIDVTLCNPPFHSSAADAQKGTQRKVKNLSGKKEKTPELNFAGISNELIYEGGEYQFIHNMIIESRDVAKNCFWFTTLVSKQSNLKGIYKALEESRAVQIKTIPMGTGNKSTRIVAWSFLNKEEQKAWRGTTWK; this is encoded by the coding sequence ATGCCTCCAGAAAATAACCAAAAGGAAAAAACAACACTCCATCCCCGGAACAGGAACAGGGAGCGCTACGATCTGGATGCCTTAATTGCGTGTACACCGGGATTGAATACGTATGTAAAACCCAATAAATTTGGCGATGCCTCAGTGGATTTTTCAGATCCTGTTGCAGTGAAACTCCTGAACAAAGCACTGCTGAACCATTACTACGAAATAAAGCACTGGGATTTTCCCAACGGAAATCTAACGCCGCCAATACCCGGCAGGGCCGACTACATCCATTATATAGCCGACCTGCTTAAGGAAAGCAATTTTGGCAGGATGCCCGAAGGGAACAATATCACATGTCTTGATATCGGATTGGGCGCAAACTGCATCTATCCGATATTAGGGATTGTAGAGTATAGCTGGAACTTTATAGGGTCGGATGTTGATGCAAAGTCAATAGCATCGGCGCAGGCCATTGTGAATGCTAATGAATTACTAATAGGCAAAGTGGAATGCAGGCTGCAAACCAACACTAAATTTATTTTCAGGAACATAGTTGGTGCCGATGAAAAGATTGATGTAACGCTGTGTAACCCACCCTTCCATTCTTCCGCTGCCGATGCCCAAAAAGGCACGCAGCGAAAAGTAAAGAACCTCTCAGGCAAAAAAGAGAAAACACCTGAGCTTAATTTTGCAGGGATCAGCAACGAACTCATTTACGAAGGCGGGGAGTACCAGTTTATACATAATATGATCATCGAAAGCAGGGATGTCGCCAAAAACTGCTTTTGGTTTACAACGCTGGTATCCAAACAATCCAACCTGAAAGGAATCTACAAAGCATTGGAAGAAAGCAGGGCTGTACAAATCAAAACTATTCCGATGGGAACCGGAAACAAATCGACCCGCATTGTTGCCTGGAGCTTCCTCAATAAAGAAGAACAGAAAGCGTGGAGAGGAACGACGTGGAAATGA
- a CDS encoding PorP/SprF family type IX secretion system membrane protein, which yields MKKFYLAALLALGGLLDASAQQDPHYTQYMYNMNVINPAYAGSKENLAFGLLYRKQWVDIQDSPSTGTFSGHSPVGKNVGLGLSAIVDQIGPVQETNVYADFSYTLKLGGEHRLALGLKAGATMHNVGLYDDIGNGYVPDPGDPAFQENVNNTYLNIGTGVFYYTQKYYLAFSVPNMLKSKHLEVRPNGQGTAYQFGSEVSHYFLTGGYVFDLTDNLKMKPTFMIKSAFGVDPSIDGSLNFLFFNKFEIGATYRLDDSYGGMVNYAITPNLRIGYAYDHIVSDLKVSTPASHEIMLLFDVNFPKKVSRSPRYF from the coding sequence ATGAAGAAATTTTACCTTGCAGCATTATTAGCTCTTGGAGGACTGCTGGATGCGAGCGCCCAGCAGGATCCGCACTACACGCAGTACATGTACAACATGAACGTGATCAACCCTGCTTATGCGGGCTCGAAGGAAAACCTTGCCTTTGGGTTATTGTACCGCAAGCAGTGGGTAGATATCCAGGACTCCCCGAGCACGGGCACCTTTTCGGGCCACAGCCCTGTTGGCAAGAATGTGGGCCTTGGCTTATCGGCCATCGTCGACCAGATTGGCCCTGTGCAGGAAACCAACGTTTATGCCGACTTCTCCTACACCCTTAAATTAGGCGGCGAGCACAGGCTTGCCCTGGGCTTAAAAGCCGGTGCCACCATGCACAATGTAGGCCTTTATGACGATATCGGCAACGGCTATGTGCCGGACCCGGGTGACCCTGCCTTCCAGGAGAACGTTAACAATACCTACCTGAACATCGGTACAGGTGTTTTCTACTATACCCAGAAATACTACCTTGCCTTCTCGGTGCCGAACATGCTCAAGAGCAAGCACCTTGAAGTGAGGCCAAACGGCCAGGGTACTGCCTACCAGTTCGGATCGGAAGTATCGCATTACTTCTTAACGGGAGGTTATGTATTTGACCTTACCGACAATTTGAAGATGAAGCCAACGTTTATGATCAAGTCGGCCTTTGGGGTAGACCCATCGATCGACGGCTCACTGAACTTTTTGTTCTTCAACAAATTTGAGATAGGCGCAACCTACCGCCTTGACGATTCTTACGGCGGGATGGTGAACTATGCCATTACCCCTAACCTCAGGATCGGCTATGCCTACGACCACATCGTATCAGACCTTAAAGTATCGACTCCTGCCTCGCACGAGATCATGCTGTTGTTTGATGTGAACTTCCCGAAGAAAGTATCCCGTTCCCCACGTTATTTCTAA
- a CDS encoding OmpA family protein, protein MKKIYITLSFMLATMAVTAQDNKDLEAADKLYARYEYVDAAKAYEKLDKKDPYVYAQIADSYYNVFNSKEAVKWYPKAIEGSTDAEIYWRYAQMLKAEGKYEEANAQMQKFASMAPGDTRAVEFKKDPNYLPKLRNQAKLFDEKVLDINDKKYGSFGAVLSDDNTLYFTSARNTSRRNYGWSEEPFLDMYTATYNANGTYSEPALLPEVNSRYHDGPASVTADGNTMYFSSESFKERKEYERDRENNLKLGQVWLFRAKKVNGKWGDIEPVPFNNKMWSTGNPAISKDGKTLYFSSDREGTMGGNDIWKVEVNGDSYGEPVNLGPKVNTTGRESFPFITDDNKLYFSSDGHKGFGSLDVFMIDLNKGTDAINVGAPVNGPKDDFAFTFNTKNNIGFFSSNRDGFDKIYSATPLCAVEAIVQVRDKKTLQALPGAKVAILDEKNNVIETRTADAKGMVTYTVDCNRAYGLQGSMEKYSNGTAKVPAGKGPQANVNLDLDPIVVVPDQPVIVLDDVFFEFNKSNITKEGAFVLDNLVETMKKYPELVIMVKSHTDNRGSDKYNMALSNRRAKSTVQYVISKGIAKARISGEGYGESQPKVDCGANCTEEQHAQNRRSEFIIVKK, encoded by the coding sequence ATGAAGAAAATATATATTACACTTAGTTTTATGCTCGCCACCATGGCAGTAACGGCACAGGATAACAAGGACCTTGAGGCAGCCGACAAGCTCTACGCACGCTATGAGTACGTGGACGCGGCAAAAGCTTACGAAAAGCTGGACAAGAAAGACCCTTACGTATACGCCCAGATAGCCGACAGCTACTACAATGTATTCAACAGCAAGGAAGCGGTAAAATGGTACCCTAAAGCCATAGAAGGCAGCACCGATGCCGAGATCTACTGGCGCTATGCCCAGATGCTCAAGGCAGAAGGCAAGTACGAAGAGGCCAACGCACAGATGCAGAAATTTGCATCGATGGCCCCTGGTGATACAAGGGCAGTAGAATTTAAGAAAGACCCGAACTACCTTCCTAAATTAAGGAACCAGGCCAAGCTGTTCGATGAGAAAGTGCTTGACATCAACGATAAGAAATACGGCTCCTTCGGGGCAGTGCTTTCGGATGACAACACGCTGTACTTTACCAGCGCGAGGAATACCTCACGCAGGAACTACGGATGGAGCGAAGAGCCATTCCTTGATATGTACACGGCAACCTACAATGCCAACGGTACCTACAGCGAGCCGGCATTGCTTCCTGAGGTGAACAGCCGCTACCATGACGGCCCGGCCTCTGTAACCGCCGACGGCAACACGATGTACTTCTCGAGCGAGAGCTTCAAGGAGCGCAAAGAGTACGAGAGGGACAGGGAAAACAACCTGAAGCTTGGCCAGGTATGGCTTTTCAGGGCAAAAAAAGTAAACGGCAAATGGGGCGATATCGAACCGGTACCGTTCAACAATAAAATGTGGTCGACAGGCAACCCTGCCATCAGCAAGGACGGTAAGACATTGTACTTTTCTTCCGACAGGGAAGGCACTATGGGAGGCAACGACATCTGGAAAGTAGAAGTGAACGGCGACAGCTACGGCGAGCCGGTAAACCTTGGGCCAAAAGTGAACACCACAGGAAGGGAAAGCTTCCCGTTCATCACCGATGACAACAAGCTGTACTTCTCCTCCGATGGCCACAAAGGCTTCGGATCATTAGACGTGTTCATGATCGACCTTAACAAAGGCACCGATGCCATCAACGTAGGAGCCCCTGTAAACGGCCCTAAAGATGACTTCGCCTTTACCTTCAACACCAAGAACAATATTGGTTTCTTCTCCTCAAACCGTGACGGCTTTGACAAGATCTACAGCGCGACACCATTATGCGCGGTAGAAGCCATCGTACAGGTAAGGGACAAAAAGACGCTTCAGGCGCTTCCGGGAGCCAAAGTGGCGATACTTGACGAGAAGAACAACGTGATCGAGACCAGGACAGCCGATGCCAAAGGTATGGTAACCTACACTGTAGATTGCAACAGGGCTTACGGGCTTCAGGGCAGCATGGAAAAATACAGCAACGGCACAGCCAAGGTACCTGCAGGCAAAGGGCCGCAGGCTAACGTAAACCTTGACCTTGATCCGATCGTTGTAGTTCCGGACCAGCCGGTGATCGTGCTTGACGATGTCTTCTTTGAATTCAACAAGAGCAACATCACCAAAGAAGGCGCTTTTGTACTGGATAACTTAGTAGAGACAATGAAAAAATACCCTGAGCTTGTAATCATGGTAAAATCGCATACCGATAACCGCGGCAGTGACAAATACAACATGGCGCTGTCTAACCGCAGGGCGAAATCTACGGTACAGTATGTGATCTCCAAAGGCATAGCCAAGGCGCGCATCTCGGGCGAAGGCTATGGCGAGAGCCAGCCTAAGGTGGACTGCGGTGCTAACTGCACAGAAGAGCAGCATGCACAAAACCGCCGTTCTGAGTTCATTATCGTAAAGAAATAG